The genome window aggaacaggGATGGTGCGGGTGAGCAACAACCTGGTCGGGCTTCTCAACATCGTGACGCTCCTCCTCTCGATCCCCATCCTGGGCGCCGGCATCTGGTTGGGCCACCGCGCCCACACTGACTGCGAGAAGTTCTTGGAGCGCCCCGTCATCGCCCTCGGcgtcttcctcctcctcgtctCCCTCGCCGGCCTCGTCGGCGCCTGCTGCAGCGTCTCCTGGCTCCTATGGCTCTACCTTCTCGTCATGTTCCTCCTCATTGTCCTCCTCTTCTGCTTCACCGTCTTCGCCTTCGTCGTGACCAATCCCGGCGCCGGCGAGGTCGTTTCCGGTCGGGGATACAAGGAGTACCGCCTCGGGGACTACTCCCACTGGCTCCAGAAGAGAGTCGAAGACGACGGGAACTGGCGCAAGATCCGGAGCTGCTTGCGGGAAGGCAAGGTCTGCCAGAGGTTGGGGGAGAGGAACCAGACGCTTGATGAGTTCATCAACAACCACCTCTCGCCAATCCAGGTAAAGCCTTGTTTTTGCTCTCTTCTTGTCCCTTGTCAAGGTTAAAAATTCGATCTTTGATGGTTTCAGTCCTTTTGGAACATGGATTCATCAACAAAAATCTCTCTCTATCCATCGAGATAGTATTCGATCAATGCTATTCGAGACTGAaaattcgattttttttttcttctgatttcGTTTGTTCGCTTGTAACAATTTGATGGTTTTCGTCCTTTTGGAACATGGGTTTATCGGAAAATGTCTCTTTTCCATTGATCATtcgatttttatttatatatttttttcttttaatctgggttcttttttgttttctgttCTTATTTATCGGAGTATCGGATTCGTCACTGGTCGCCTGTCAATATTCTATGTATTATTGGATCAATGCTCTTATAAAATACTTTCTTttgttctcctcctcctcctcctcctcctcctcctccttcttccctgGCCAAAGTGATGGTATTAGAAAGTGGGTTTAGTGTTTTCTGGTGCAGTCTGATGGCAGCTTTCTGATGGTTTGGTGAGTTGCtttatctttcttctccttttgtcTTATTCCTGCAAGTGATTTTCTGTGGGTATTTACTGAGACTCAAGGGAGTTTTGTAACTTATCGTTTTCTTTTTGGGTTTCTGTCTGGTTATTAGGAGATGTGgcccctctctttttctcttttgtttttgttttttttgtttttttttttgctttgattctcttttgttttttaatgacaatttttttatgttttctttcAGAATCTCTCTCTGGCTCTGGGTTTTTCGTACTTTGTGCACCTTCTGTTTTCTAGTGGCTTTTGTTAAGGGTCCTTGCATGTTACTGGTGTTCTTCTTGATGAATTTGCTCGTTTTTTCCCCTTCCTGTGGTAAATTGTTTGGTGGATTTCCTAGGCATTCTTATGTTCCTGTgaatttctttatttgtttcatTGATCAATATTTTTGTTGCCTTTTGTTTACTGCCTCTTGCCCTGTATTTTGCTATCTAGAATTCTAGATGATCATGATCTTTAAATTTGAATCTATTGTAGGTAATCTGCACAGgtttcgggttgtatctttcgcgtgAAAGAACAATTCATCTTCTTTCGCGATATTGACCATTGGACTGGACGGCGgatagaagaagaaggatggagtgCTCTGAGATCTGTGCGAGGTGCGAACCCATGGTTGATGTCGTGAAAGAAGATCAGTCCTTCTTCGgcacgaaagatacaacccgaacctATCCGCATGTGTCATATGGGCCTTATATTTGAGTTTTTTGCACGTTATTATTTTATTGGAATGAATTTCCTTGTATTTGAGTTCTCGGAGTACAATATGACTTTCCATGATTCATTTTACTCTATAATCCTCAAGTCTAGATTGGTTAGCCATGtgcttagcttttgtttttccgAGGCCGCCTTCATCAAGGCTTCAGTTAACGGTCACATTGTTCTGGTCATACTGCTTAACCAAGAGTTGAAGTATATTTATTTACTAATTCATTTGTACAAAAACCAAGTCACAAAACTTCCTTTGATTGACATATAGGATATCCTTGTGAAGTCTTTGGTTGTTGCTTTTATTGCAACATCTCCCATGTGGGGTTTTTTGCAACTTAAGAAAGTTTTCAAGCTTTGTTTGCTGCTGTAATCTTGGCACACCCCACATTGATTTTTGCAACCTAAGAAGCTTTTTATACTATACTAATGGTTCATCAACTATGCGTGCAAATTACTCGAGTAGTCTTGTTattaaaaatatggaatttaaaCTGCATCTGAACGTTGAGAAAACTGTGTAGTTTGTCTGATGCTAGCTACTAGAGGCAACTAGTATCACTATATTACAGCTGCTGACAGGTTTTTTAACATCTGTTGGTGTTTTAGTTTAATCAAACTGGAATTTAAACTTTCATGTGCTTTGGCCCTCCTCAATTCTGATTCTGTTCCTCCTTTGAACTGTGATCATATCGATCTTTCTTTAATGCCTCAAAGTTTACTTCCTTTCTGTAGCTGTCTTCCTTGGTGTTTAGATGCATAACTTTGGACTGATAGTTTGTATCCGAATTATTTTCAGGTGAATCACATCTGTGTTGAGTGGTTTCTCCATGTGTTTGAATTAGGATCTGATATTGGCACCATATAAACTTAATGAAATTTCGGTTCTTTGCTACCTGTTAAATATTTCTCTGTTGTTTTTATGCAGTCTGGATGCTGCAAGCCTCCCACTGCATGTAACTTCACCTACCGAAGTGAAACTGTTTGGGATAAACCTCCTGGCTTCACCCCTTCTAATATTTCGGACTGCAACACTTGGCAAAACGATCCATCAATCCTCTGCTATGACTGCCAATCTTGCAAAGCAGGGGTCCTCGCCAATGTCAAGAATGACTGGAAGAAGGTCGCGGTCGTgaacatcatcttcctcatcttccttATTGTCGTCTACTCTGTTGGATGCTGTGCCTTCAGAAACAACAGGCAGGGCAATGCGCACCCGAGATGGAAAGGAGGATTTGCTTAGCGAGTGATAGTTTCTCCTATTAGcgcttctctttttccttcgctGTTCTTGTTTTCACTTTTCTCCTCTGTATATCCTGGGTGCGGCAGTTCTCCTCTGCTGAAGTGTTTTAACTTAGGATATAGAGATATATCTGGTTGCAGTGATCTAGGTTTTACCTTGATGTGATTACTGTAGCCTTGGATATATTAATGGTTTGTTCAGAGACCCttttttactttcatagttCAGTATCATTTACTATTATGTGGTTGGCTTTGATGTTATTTGTTGTTTGATTGCTTTAACAATTCATTTATTGATATAGAAAAAAGGCCAGAGCAATATGGAATTTGTTTGCTCGTTTGGGTGGATGAGGTGATTTTAGGGTATATATAGGGTTTTTGTATGCAAGATAGGCCTTTTAGAAGCTGGTGTTTATGGTAATATGCCTGAGATTCACAGCTctaggtgccatattttgaaagAGTACCTATCTTCTAAAATAATTAGTGGGCACTTTGTAGGGCATAACATTATGGATGAGAGCAAATGATGATGTCAATGGAAATTGGAACATTGGGAAGGAACAGAATGATGACTTGTTTTGGACTGACTTTCTTTTCCATTGTTGAAGCAAATATAAAGTAACAGAAGTATTTTGGCCTTAGCATGACTCTTCTCACCGTTATGTTTTAATACACTTTAAGAGTTATCCCAACCATCCTAGACTTTTGTTGTTATCCTTAACCAGTCAGAACTTGGGTTTTTAAAAGGCAGATAAGCACGTTGTGATCTTAatcatgcctaattttagtTATGAAGGTGTAGAGCTTGTAAATGACTCAAGTCGACAAAGAATTATTCATGGGAAACCAAAAGATTACAAAATTTAGAGAAGATATATTGTTGGATTATtcatgtccttttttttttttttgtggaagttAGGAGGAACTGATCCTCATTCGATAACCTATACCCATCGCACCTCATCTAGATCGAAGCTTAGGACTCGAGGTAAAGCGAGTCAAAGCTCGTAGAATGAGTTCTTTGTTAATTGAGGGCCGAGGGTTTATGCCTATTCAAAATCGAACCCCGAGTTCTTGGTGGTTGGTCAAtgcattttataaaacaaaaagtcTAAACATTTTTGTATTAAACTCGAAGTAAAAGCTTGAACATGGAAATCTTAACAGGTTAGCTCAACAAGTTCTATTTGATGATTCAACCCTGAAATAAGATCAATATGTTGGTTTTATCAAGTCCTGCCTCGCAAGAGAAGCAAAAGTAGCATGGGTGAGAGTCTCACTAAAGGTGGTGTGCAAAATTTTTGGAAAGAATTTCTCAAAGAACTGCACAACTTGAGCATCATCATCATGTGAAATGGTGTCATACCAAGATTTTATGGTCATGCTACGCAGACATCATCATGCAAGGTGGTGTTACACCTAGATATTATAATTCTAATGTTCTAGTAGAGGTTAACAAGGGCCTCACAATGCACTAGAGTGAGATTCCTTGTTGATGGACTTTTATGTATTAACAATTCAAGCATGACATATACAGAAAAATGCATGATCATCTAAAATAAGATAGCACAATTTAAAGTTAATGAGGGACTAATGCCCAACTAAAAGGCACACTCAAAGTAAAAATTTATAATTCTAGGTGTTTTATGTAATTTCTGATAGCTATTAGAGGTTCATGGATGTCAACCTGTAACAACTCAAGATCTCGCCCAAGATGGCTAGCTGAAAGATCAACatagcgaataactgatgtaagactaaacatacgcccgcatgggttctcacatactctcccCGCCCTCACGTCCTCATTAGGCTAAAGGTTTAAATCTATTtatatctaatcacaagcacaacGATCGGCTCGTGATCAGCCACAATAGATCTGTGATACAGTGTTCCTtattccacataggttatggatgAGGTCTGCTCTAATACCTTTTGTAAAAACATAGGGCATCACCATTAATCGGAAactattatttagatttcttgattctgtataagtacccaagatcaacccagtgaataaccgatgtgagactaaatatacGCCCACATGGATCCTCACACAACCACTGAGCAATCTTTCTAGACTCTTGTGTTTTTGCCTTGTTCACTCTAAATCTTTTGCTTTGCCCCACAGCACTGCAGCTGAAAAAGTAACAATACATCAATATGTTTCCTAATAAACTGATCTAAACCACAAATTTATCAAGAAAGAGTAATGATAAATCACTCTTACAAATGCATGAAAAATTTTGTTTAATATTGGAGTGAAACATATCACAGTCTATAATTTGATTAATCATGTGCCATGACTTGCGGGTGGCTTCCTCTAACTGAAGGCCTGGACATCATTCTTCTTCAAAACCCcccttttgtgtgtgtgtgtgtgtgtgtgtgtgtgtgtgtgtgtgtgtgtgtgtgataaTATAGACTGGCCAAACCAGCCACCAGGTACAGCAGCAGGCCTTCCACTGCCTCAGCCCGCTGGGCCAAGCACTTGGTGGAGAAGTGCCCAAGATACCCATATCATGCAAAGAGCATGGACCAAATATAAAACTACATGGGCCAATATTTAATTCTCCAAAGACTGGACTGCAATCCCACATCTTAATCCGTTCTGATTAAACAATATATATTGAGCCTTGAGAACAATACCAACTCTTATCCTTAGGTCATCTATTatctattatatattatttaaaatagaGGCTTAGCTTGTGTGGAGTTCTCTACATTTTAATCCGTTCTGATTAAACAATATATATTGAGCCTTGAGAACAATACCAACTCTTATCCTTAGGTCATCTATTatctattatatattatttaaaatagaGGCTTAGCTTGTATGGAGTTCTCTACATCTTAATCCATTCTGATTAAACAATATATATTGAGCCTTGAGAACAATACCAACTCTTATCCTTAGGTCATCTATTatctattatatattatttaaaatagaGGCTCAGCTTGTGTGGAGTTCTCCATTCACCATCGAAAAtgagtttactgtttaatatgcaacaaaaatttagctatttaaaccttttatttatataatttattatattttaagaaTAGTTGGAAAAAGAAGCAAGATtacattttatattttaatggtGTATGTAATCGGTCATGTCGCTGCAGCATGCATGTATGCATTGCTAGCTGATCTGTGGAACATACCATGGGTATTGCTAACTGTTGGGGATCAAAGATGGGGAAAGAGAGATCAGTACGTTGTTCGATTGTTGTTGTGTCTTTGTCTTGATTGATGTTTGTGAAGCCAAATCTGCAGACATCCTGAGAACCAATTCTTTTGTGTTCTTTGAGTTGGCTCATTCATATGACCCGCTAATCCTTCACAGATCTATGGACATGGTGGACCTCTTTTATGATATGCCATTGGTTCTTGTGAGTTGTCTACAGCAGatacttttctttctttgggTAATACCGGATTTATTATACCAATCTAGTAAAAATTCATTATTCATCAGTgtgaattaaaaaataaaatatgcaaaaaatcagaaaaaaatctAGTGGAGCAAACTACAAATTAGCTCCCATCTGATTCGCTGCATATCTCATCATACAGTCACCGGCACTGTTAGCTTCTCTGTAAATATGTGTCCCCTCATAAGATAGTAGACATTTTAGAATGCTGGGAATCATCTCTTTAGGGTtggcattataatttataaatcaGAGTTCAACCCAACAAAGTTTTAACAATGTCTAACAGTTGGTTCCTCTCATCCTAGCTTGCTTCATGGCAGAGTGTGATAGAACGTCGAAAAGTCGTCGGTGCGAGGAGAAGCTTGCATTATTGTTCATACAAGTTAATCTCGTGCAACTGACGGACCCTCAAAGAGACTGCTGAATTTGGAAggattcaaagaaaaagaacaagaagataAGGCGTGACACTGGAAGTACGTTCTTCTGTCAATTCACAGAAAGATACATGCCTAAAATGTAGCTAAGACTGTATgcacaaattttttttatgggcagcattgtGGTAACAGGGCATGCAGTTTTTGTATTCCTACACTCCAGAGTTGATGCTCAAGTTAAAAAGCCACAAGATAGTAGTATGGTCATACTAAACATGAAGTGGAAGATAATTTTTAAAACCGTTACTATCCAGCCTTGTTCCAAAGTTTTGGGGGTCAACTTCATGGACGTTTATATGCAAAGCATTCTTATTTAGAGCCACCTCTGAGCTCTAACAATCAGAAATACTGAATTTAGATAATTAGCAAATTATTTTGGCTTGGTCTTGGGTGATTTTGGAACCTTAATTATAGATTCtggctgctttgatcaaagattCGCTGTTTCGGTACCTAATATCGTACTAGTGTGATAGAGATTGGAATCGTTCGTTCAGACGATCGAGCCATCAGGGTTGCTCGCTCGCGTTCATACTAGGGGTTGACATCATTATGGCTAGGAGGTGGTCTTGAGTCTCCGATTTGAGTCAGGCCCAGATTAGATCCATTTGAgtctgttttatttttattttctacatTTAAGCCAATTTGgtcatttgtttttgttttaatgaaGTCAATTGGGTTAGCTGTTAAGTTGTGTAATTAGGTCGAGTGAATAGATCGATTTTGGTATGTAATCAATCGGTtgatttagtcaattgattgagGATCTCAGTTTGGTATGTCATCAATTGATTGGCCTGAAGtaaggcctatataaaggccacCCCTCTTATGAATTAGGCGAttgaatgattgaataaaaaaccctagccttctttctgcttcttcttcttcctcctcctcttttcttctttttgcgtctctataacctcttcttcctcctccatcccttcttcttcctctttctctctttcttctgcaGTCGTCCTCCATCAGCATACCGAATGTCAGTACGCCATCCGTATCAGTTATCGATATCGAACCAGTACAGTATGATGTGTTCCGTACCGTCTGGTTCAGGCCAGTACATCATACCATGCTTTGATCTATTATTAGACAGTAGTTTTGATATTGGTAATGAATAATTGGACTTGTAATAacccccaaaaaaaattttatatataaaaaaggatagaatagtcctttaaaattgatataaggggtaaaattggaaggaatcaaaagttaatgacataacagtagatatgttgaagtgttaagggcaaaatagaaatttaataatattaaacaaagggtgaatagtgtttg of Phoenix dactylifera cultivar Barhee BC4 unplaced genomic scaffold, palm_55x_up_171113_PBpolish2nd_filt_p 001230F, whole genome shotgun sequence contains these proteins:
- the LOC120108222 gene encoding tetraspanin-7-like; amino-acid sequence: MVRVSNNLVGLLNIVTLLLSIPILGAGIWLGHRAHTDCEKFLERPVIALGVFLLLVSLAGLVGACCSVSWLLWLYLLVMFLLIVLLFCFTVFAFVVTNPGAGEVVSGRGYKEYRLGDYSHWLQKRVEDDGNWRKIRSCLREGKVCQRLGERNQTLDEFINNHLSPIQSGCCKPPTACNFTYRSETVWDKPPGFTPSNISDCNTWQNDPSILCYDCQSCKAGVLANVKNDWKKVAVVNIIFLIFLIVVYSVGCCAFRNNRQGNAHPRWKGGFA